TCCGGTgtaacaaggtacggaaccaatctcgacagagtgttgaaagtagtgagatatgcctggcaatccaggttcttcatgaccaatgataggaaatcagattctatcttttcaacctcgtgctgagggcagtaattttccttgatgagagcaataaattcctcccacgtcatgccatacaaaacagccttcccagaggcttgaaccagagatctccaccacgctagggcttcacccttgaacgactgggatacaaacttcaccacgtctctctcagcacaaccactgatgtccacaacagtgtccattttgtctaaccaggtcatgcaatctaccgcgcccttttttccagtaaaatctcggggtttgcaagaaacgaaatacttatacgtgcaacccctggcgcgaggtgcgTCGTCGACCACTTTTTTCTTAGGATGGACACCATGGGCGGACCTAATGTGGTCCGaggcgtagcccgggctacggctcaacttttatCCGCTAGtgtaaaaattttttttttcgttttttataCTAAGGACACCCCTCAATAATTACTAGGACACCCCTAAAAAAATTACAAACTGAAATAAGCCCAATTTATTCTGATTATGTTGGCCCAAATAATCAAATGATAGCCCAATACTAGTTAACccaaataacaaaataataaccCAACAACATTGGGCGGCAGATTATTATGCAAGGATAATCAAAGGTCACGAACAAACAGGCGGAACACGGGAACAGTTCAACAATCGAACAGAggggggtttttcccagatttattgggtttcctcctgaattggtgtataggcattattgcctagtggagatggatatgatcgggtggttctgctggtggcacgatgatactccagtggtccgtcagtgatccaaatttgccgttcaaaaaaaaaaagttcaacAATCGAACAGAATTGGCTTGGCTGAAGTGTTGAACTGCTGTTGTCGGTCACATTAGGTCGCGAACAAACAGGCGGCAGATTATTTTCCACTTGCAGGTTTGTTTCCCTTTGATTTTTTCAATATTAAagttttattagttttattagTTTTATCACTTTGATTAGTTTCCCTTTGATTTTTTCCACTTGTAGATAATCAAAGGTCACGAACAAAGAAGTTTTATTAGTTTTATCACTTTATGAATATTAAAGTTTGATTAGGTATTTAGGTTTGTTAGTTGATTGTTTAGACTTTCAGTTTGAATATTTGATTAGTTTTATGAATATTTAGACTTTCAGTTTGATTAGTTTTATGAATATTGTTACTTATTGTTAATGGCGGTTTGATTAGCTTTATGAACATTGTTACTTATTGGTAATTGGTTGTTagtttgattgtttattgtttgaATTCTTTGTAGtgatgacgaaaccaaaatccaaaaaacaaGCTTTAATTGGGaactttttcaaaagaaaatatGAAGAAATTAATGATGATGATACAACTCCGAATGAAACAACTCCTCCGAATGTTGACGTTGATTCAAGTCCGAATGTTGATCAAGCAAAATGATGACGTTGATGCAATTCCGAATGTTGATCAAGCAAATgatgatttgaatgataatcCTACAACTTCAATTACAACAACACGAggtattattgttttttatatGCATTTGATGGGAGATATATTAAGTTACACAAATGCTCTTTCAAAACACCTTCAACAAAAAGGTAAAGATTTATTAGAAGCGGCCAACTTGATAAATGGTACAAAACGAGTATTAAATGATTTAAGACAAAATGGGTTTGAGCCGATGTTGGAAAAAGTGACTTCCTTTTGTAAAAAATATGACATTACAATGTTGGACATGACGGAAAGTTATGGTAATCCAAGAAACCGAAAGAATGTCATTACAAATCGACATCATTTTGAAGTAGACATTTTTAATGAGGTTTTGGACATGCAAATTCAAGAACTAGGAAATCGATTTAGTGAGGTAACAACTAGTTTGATAAAAAATATGTCGGGTTTAAATCCTTCTAACAGTTTATCTAAGTTTGACCCATCGAAGATATCAGCGTTTGCTAAGATGTACCCGGATGATTTTACTACACAAGAAATAGGGAGTCTTTTGGGTGATATTGAGTCATTTCGTCACACAATAAGCGATGATGATAACTTTGAAGACTTGAATGGAATAAGTGATCTTGCGCGTGTTATGGTTGAAACGGGAACGCATAGTTCTTGTCCTACAGTTTATCGGGTAGTTAAGCTAGCTTTGCTTTTACCGGtggcaaccgcaaccgttgaaagatgtttttcgaaattgaagcttgtGAAGATGCATTTACGCAATCAAATCGGTCCGGAATTCttgaacaatgctatggtttgtgcggtcAAAAAGGATTTTTTAAgtgaagtaaaagacgacgatgtgatggaacgatttcaagctatgaaaaaagaagaggacaaatctattaggtatttgttttactttattttatgtactgttgttttttttaatattgtacgattgcacggtaaaaaaaatttttttttgggatacccctgaatttttgttctagttccgccactgatggacactattctcatttgatgagtgccgatcgtcatccttcttaggcttagacggagtcgagggtggttgtgagatttagagtgggttcttggctttgagtgtggtgtagatagggttctgTTCCGAgactcggtgtattcttcgtACTGACGATctaaggctgccttaacagcgccgtctactagagctttcaattccgcgcccgttatatgaatttgggcgttatcattgtcatcctccttcgaatgaccattaacttcatttgggtcagccattgcaaacttgaatctgctacagaagataatgacaaagttttatttaggagtttattatggagttgtcttttatggcaaatcattaaccatggtaaacatggaccatatctggttaatttgttactcactttcatttagaatttgaatataacttatcctaattacaaataatattgttagtggcatataatcctagtcacaaggacgtttttataatataagccgggatttcagagaatcaaggcatgaaggtttgaaccgtagtccttttaccttttctgacagggagtcacagactacaactgccttttgtcttttatgacaataagtatggcccgtaggcactatatcACTAATTGATGTTTTAACccaatgatttataaatcattaatttaggtCTTGGAATCCTTCGCAAGATTCTTagaagaatgacgcgtgtgatttaaCGCAGGGGCGGACCTAATGTGGTCCGaggcgtagcccgggctacggctcaacttttatccgctagtgtaattttttttttcgttttttataCTAAGGACACCCCTCAATAATTACTAGGACACCCCTAAAAAATAATTACAAACTGAAATAAGCCCAATTTATTCTCATTATGTTGGCCCAAATAATCAAATGATAGCCCAATACTAGTTAACccaaataacaaaataataaccCAACAACATTGGGCGGCAGATTATTATGCAAGGATAATCAAAGGTCACGAACAAACAGGCGGAACACGGGAACAATTCAACAATCGAACAGAggggggtttttcccagatttattgggtttcctcctgaattggtgtataggcattattgcctagtggagatggatatgatcgggtggttctgctggtggcacgatgatactccagtggtccgtcagtgatccaaatttgccgttcaaaaaaaaaaaagttcaacAATCGAACAGAATTGGCTTGGCTGAAGTGTTGAACTGCTGTTGTCGGTCACATTAGGTCACGAACAAACAGGCGGCAGATTATTTTCCACTTGCAGGTTTGTTTCCCTTTGATTTTTTCAATATTAAagttttattagttttattagTTTTATCACTTTGATTAGTTTCCCTTTGATTTTTTCCACTTGTAGATAATCAAAGGTCACGAACAAAGAAGTTTTATTAGTTTTATCACTTTATGAATATTAAAGTTTGATTAGGTATTTAGGTTTGTTAGTTGATTGTTTAGACTTTCAGTTTGAATATTTGATTAGTTTTATGAATATTTAGACTTTCAGTTTGATTAGTTTTATGAATATTGTTACTTATTGTTAATGGCGGTTTGATTAGCTTTATGAACATTGTTACTTATTGGTAATTGGTTGTTagtttgattgtttattgtttgaATTCTTTGTAGtgatgacgaaaccaaaatccaaaaaacaaGCTTTAATTGGGaactttttcaaaagaaaatatGAAGAAATTAATGATGATGATACAACTCCGAATGAAACAACTCCTCCGAATGTTGACGTTGATTCAAGTCCGAATGTTGATCAAGCAAAATGATGACGTTGATGCAATTCCGAATGTTGATCAAGCAAATgatgatttgaatgataatcCTACAACTTCAATTACAACAACACGAggtattattgttttttatatGCATTTGATGGGAGATATATTAAGTTACACAAATGCTCTTTCAAAACACCTTCAACAAAAAGGTAAAGATTTATTAGAAGCGGCCAACTTGATAAATGGTACAAAACGAGTATTAAATGATTTAAGACAAAATGGGTTTGAGCCGATGTTGGAAAAAGTGACTTCCTTTTGTAAAAAATATGACATTACAATGTTGGACATGACGGAAAGTTATGGTAATCCAAGAAACCGAAAGAATGTCATTACAAATCGACATCATTTTGAAGTAGACATTTTTAATGAGGTTTTGGACATGCAAATTCAAGAACTAGGAAAACGATTTAGTGAGGTAACAACTAGTTTGATAAAAAATATGTCGGGTTTAAATCCTTCTAACAGTTTATCTAAGTTTGACCCATCGAAGATATCAGCGTTTGCTAAGATGTACCCGGATGATTTTACTACACAAGAAATAGGGAGTCTTTTGGGTGATATTGAGTCATTTCGTCACACAATAAGTGATGATGATAACTTTGAAGACTTGAATGGAATAAGTGATCTTGCGCGTGTTATGGTTGAAACGGGAACGCATAGTTCTTGTCCTACAGTTTATCGGGTAGTTAAGCTAGCTTTGCTTTTACCGGtggcaaccgcaaccgttgaaagatgtttttcgaaattgaagcttgtgaagatggatttacgcaatcgaatcggTCCGGAATTCttgaacaatgctatggtttgtgcggtcgaaaaggattttttaagtgaagtaaaagacgacgatgtgatggaacgatttcaagctatgaaaaaagaagaggacaaatctattaggtatttgttttactttattttatgtattgttgttttttttaatattgtacgaTTGCAcggtaaattttttttttttgggatacccctgaatttttgttctagttccgccactgatggacactattctcatttgatgagtgccgatcgtcatccttcttaggcttagacggagtcgagggtggttGTGAGATTTAGAGTTGGttcttggctttgagtgtggtgtagatagggttctgTTCCGAgactcggtgtattcttcgtACTGACGATctaaggctgccttaacagcgccgtctactagagctttcaattacgcgcccgttatatgaatttgggcgttatcattgtcatcctccttcgaatgaccattaacttcatttgggtcagccattgcaaacttgaatctgctacagaagataatgacaaagttttatttaggagtttattatggagttgtcttttatggcaaatcattaaccatggtaaacatggaccatatctggttaatttgttactcactttcatttagaatttgaatataacttatcctaattacaaataatattgttagtggcatataatcctagtcacaaggacgtttttataatataagccgggatttcagagaatcaaggcatgaaggtttgaaccgtagtccttttaccttttctgacagggagtcatagactacaactgccttttgtcttttatgacaataagtatggcccgtaggcactatatcACTAATTGATGTTTTAACccaatgatttataaatcattaatttaggtCTTGGAATCCTTCGCAAGATTCTTagaagaatgacgcgtgtgatttaaCGCAGGGGCGGACCTAATGTGGTCCGaggcgtagcccgggctacggctcaacttttatccgccagtgtaattttttttttcgttttttataCTAAGGACACCCCTCAATAATTACTAGGACACCCCTCAAAAATAATTACAAACTGAAATAAGCCCAATTTATTCTGATTATGTTGGCCCAAATAATCAAATGATAGCCCAATACTAGT
This genomic stretch from Helianthus annuus cultivar XRQ/B chromosome 8, HanXRQr2.0-SUNRISE, whole genome shotgun sequence harbors:
- the LOC110870244 gene encoding uncharacterized protein LOC110870244; translated protein: MGDILSYTNALSKHLQQKGKDLLEAANLINGTKRVLNDLRQNGFEPMLEKVTSFCKKYDITMLDMTESYGNPRNRKNVITNRHHFEVDIFNEVLDMQIQELGKRFSEVTTSLIKNMSGLNPSNSLSKFDPSKISAFAKMYPDDFTTQEIGSLLGDIESFRHTISDDDNFEDLNGISDLARVMVETGTHSSCPTVYRVVKLALLLPVATATVERLMTKPKSKKQALIGNFFKRKYEEINDDDTTPNETTPPNVDVDSSPNVDQAK